A section of the Candidatus Methylomirabilis lanthanidiphila genome encodes:
- a CDS encoding anti-sigma B factor antagonist, with the protein MQLDQRKVGDALIVTPLEDRLDARIATDFKEQMSELIASGNTKIILDLSKVEFIDSSGLGAIVSTLKRMGGRGELVVCGLQESTMTLFKLTRMDRVFQVVADEAQAVSALGGDKEG; encoded by the coding sequence ATGCAGCTTGACCAGCGAAAAGTAGGCGATGCGCTGATTGTCACGCCACTGGAAGATCGGCTGGACGCCAGGATTGCAACCGATTTTAAGGAACAGATGAGCGAACTGATCGCTTCAGGCAACACGAAGATCATACTGGATCTCTCGAAGGTCGAGTTTATCGACAGCAGCGGTTTGGGGGCGATTGTCTCCACCCTGAAGCGAATGGGTGGACGGGGCGAGTTGGTCGTCTGCGGGTTGCAGGAGTCGACGATGACGTTATTCAAATTGACGAGGATGGACCGGGTATTTCAAGTCGTTGCCGATGAGGCGCAGGCGGTGTCGGCCCTGGGCGGCGACAAAGAAGGATAG
- a CDS encoding histidine kinase, with translation MSGRRITLAIASDLQNVPLIGQTIQRLCSLVPLSDIESHQIALCVVEAVNNAIVHAYSREAEHEVEVVFAQYSDRLIVQICDAGRTMDATRLAPQTASPLDFDPGCLERIPERGLGLAIIRNTMDEVTYTTSCGKNTLTLTRLLKPCQSTQERLKE, from the coding sequence TTGAGCGGAAGACGGATTACATTGGCCATCGCCAGCGATCTGCAGAATGTGCCGCTTATCGGTCAGACGATACAGCGACTCTGCTCGCTTGTTCCGCTGTCCGACATCGAATCGCATCAGATCGCGTTGTGCGTGGTCGAGGCGGTCAATAACGCTATCGTACACGCCTATAGCCGCGAGGCGGAACATGAGGTAGAGGTCGTCTTTGCCCAGTATTCCGATCGGCTGATCGTCCAGATCTGCGACGCGGGAAGGACCATGGACGCCACGCGTCTCGCGCCACAGACCGCGTCACCACTGGATTTCGATCCTGGATGCCTGGAGCGCATTCCCGAGAGAGGATTGGGGCTCGCGATTATCAGGAATACCATGGACGAGGTCACGTATACAACATCCTGCGGGAAAAATACTCTGACCCTGACGAGATTACTCAAACCGTGTCAATCCACACAAGAACGACTGAAGGAGTAA